The following is a genomic window from Methanothermobacter sp..
ATGCCCCTGAAGAATTTGAAGCCGTCATCTGATCCGAGTATCATCTCTGAGGCCCTTTCCGGGTGGGGCATCACAGCACATACCAGTCCGGATTCATCGCAGACCCCTGTTATCCCATCAAGGGATCCGTTGGGGTTTTCACCGTGGAACTGCAGCATGACCTGATCGTTATCCCAGACCTCGCTGACGTTTTCATGGTAGTATCTCCCCTCTGCATGGGCAACAGGCATCCGTATAACCTCATCCCGTCTGAAGAGCCGTGTGAAGGGGGTTCTTGTGGTCTTAACCTGGATTCTGGTCCACTGGCAGTTGAATTTTGGGTGCTCATTGACGGTGAAGACCCCCGGGACAAGGCCGACCTCTGCCAGGATCTGTGCACCGTTACATATTCCGAGGACAGGTTTTTCCTCCTTCACCAGCTCCTTAACAGCGTCCATAACTGGGGTTATGGCTGCGATTGCACCTGCACGGAGGTAGTCCCCGTATGAGAAGCCCCCCGGGATTATAACCGCGTCCAGGTGTCCCAGGTCCCGCTGATTCCACCATACATATTCGGGTTCTGCCCCGGCAAGTTCCAGGACATGGTAAACGTCACGGTCACAGTTGGATCCAGGAAACCTTATTACTCCAACCCTCATGTTTCAGCCTTCCATTTCCTTTATACTGAATTCGTAGTCGTGGATAACAGGGTTGCAGAGGAGGCGCTGGCACATATCCTCC
Proteins encoded in this region:
- the purQ gene encoding phosphoribosylformylglycinamidine synthase subunit PurQ; its protein translation is MRVGVIRFPGSNCDRDVYHVLELAGAEPEYVWWNQRDLGHLDAVIIPGGFSYGDYLRAGAIAAITPVMDAVKELVKEEKPVLGICNGAQILAEVGLVPGVFTVNEHPKFNCQWTRIQVKTTRTPFTRLFRRDEVIRMPVAHAEGRYYHENVSEVWDNDQVMLQFHGENPNGSLDGITGVCDESGLVCAVMPHPERASEMILGSDDGFKFFRGIMKI